One genomic segment of Vulcanisaeta thermophila includes these proteins:
- the pyrC gene encoding dihydroorotase — protein MSEFDVVINTRAYINGELRNVGIGIRNGVITQVGGSLRGRVTVELPSNYIVLPGLVDIHVHLRDFELSYKEDINSGTRAALAGGFVALGDMPNTKPPVKTLDLLRRRIELLSKSPLHTRQYFGAVKDLSLIKDARDAGAHAIGEVFPEEVLDYGGDDYLDALLQKASEVGIPVIIHCEDPLIINQYRGPRDFQYHGEIRSPRAELSCVHNIIRLVLRYGARVHLTHLTLPQSIRLIRDSGLDITFDVTPHHMLLSQEECLRIAEKPGYCKVNPPLRSEEVRRELLGMFLRGEVYMVASDHAPHSEQEKELPYDDAPPGIVGLETTAPLLLTLWKRGLTTMSNIVNTLHGRPMKFLNFNSGLGIGECADLTIINTKVSYSIDPSRFQSKARFSPFRGFKVDVAVSATVLHGELAWLNQEFTDQRVIEALDRAFKIIN, from the coding sequence ATGAGTGAGTTCGACGTAGTCATAAACACCAGGGCATACATAAACGGCGAGTTAAGGAATGTGGGCATTGGTATACGTAATGGTGTCATAACACAGGTCGGGGGGTCACTGAGGGGCCGCGTAACCGTGGAATTACCCAGTAATTACATAGTGCTCCCAGGACTGGTCGATATTCACGTGCACCTCAGGGACTTTGAACTATCCTACAAGGAGGACATTAACTCAGGGACTAGGGCAGCCCTGGCGGGGGGCTTCGTGGCCCTAGGGGACATGCCCAACACAAAGCCGCCCGTGAAGACCCTGGACCTGCTTAGGAGGAGGATTGAGCTACTATCAAAGTCGCCATTACATACTAGGCAGTACTTTGGGGCGGTTAAGGACCTATCATTGATTAAGGACGCTAGGGATGCGGGCGCCCACGCCATAGGCGAGGTATTCCCCGAGGAGGTTCTTGATTATGGCGGTGATGATTACCTGGACGCATTACTCCAAAAGGCTTCCGAGGTTGGTATACCCGTCATAATCCACTGTGAGGATCCATTAATAATTAATCAGTACAGGGGCCCCAGGGACTTCCAGTACCATGGTGAGATTAGGAGCCCCAGGGCTGAACTCTCCTGTGTGCACAACATAATTAGGCTGGTTCTTAGGTATGGAGCCAGGGTCCACCTAACACACCTCACCCTGCCCCAGTCAATCAGGTTGATTAGGGACTCGGGGTTGGACATAACCTTTGACGTAACTCCACACCACATGCTCCTAAGCCAGGAGGAGTGCCTAAGGATTGCCGAGAAGCCCGGTTACTGTAAGGTTAATCCACCACTAAGGAGTGAGGAGGTCAGGAGGGAATTACTTGGGATGTTCCTCAGGGGTGAGGTTTACATGGTTGCCAGCGACCACGCACCACACTCTGAGCAGGAGAAGGAGCTTCCTTACGATGATGCACCGCCCGGTATTGTGGGTCTCGAGACCACAGCACCATTATTATTAACGCTGTGGAAGCGGGGCCTCACGACCATGAGTAACATAGTTAATACTCTTCATGGGAGGCCCATGAAATTCCTAAACTTCAATAGTGGCCTGGGTATTGGTGAGTGTGCGGACTTAACAATAATAAATACTAAGGTTAGTTACTCAATAGACCCATCCAGGTTCCAATCAAAGGCCAGGTTCTCACCCTTCAGGGGCTTTAAGGTTGATGTTGCCGTGAGCGCCACAGTACTTCACGGGGAATTGGCGTGGTTGAACCAGGAGTTCACCGATCAGAGGGTGATTGAGGCCTTAGATCGCGCATTTAAAATTATTAATTGA
- the sufC gene encoding Fe-S cluster assembly ATPase SufC — MSKLEIINLEVEVDGKRILNGVSLSVSSGEVVAIMGPNGSGKTTLFLTIAGHPRYRVVNGDIRLDGESIINLYPEERVQKGILLALQNPTPVPEVRLSTLIVAMLNKRAGKHITDPPTPQMLMQMNKLVTELGLKPEHLSRGVHAGFSGGESKRAEVLQLLMYKPRVAMLDEPDSGLDVDGIAVIGRAIAQMAQEGSAVLVTTHHAEILHYVRPSRVIVMSGGRVVYEGDESVVKEIESMGYEKFFEKVNAK, encoded by the coding sequence ATGAGTAAGCTTGAGATCATAAACCTGGAGGTTGAGGTTGACGGTAAGAGGATACTCAATGGTGTGAGCCTAAGCGTTTCCTCGGGTGAGGTTGTGGCCATAATGGGCCCCAATGGGAGTGGTAAAACCACGTTATTCCTAACCATAGCGGGGCACCCAAGGTACAGGGTTGTCAATGGGGATATAAGGCTTGATGGTGAGTCAATAATCAACCTATACCCAGAGGAGAGGGTCCAGAAGGGGATACTCCTTGCGCTCCAAAACCCAACCCCAGTGCCCGAGGTTAGGCTATCAACGCTCATAGTGGCCATGCTGAATAAGAGAGCTGGTAAGCACATAACAGACCCACCCACGCCCCAGATGCTCATGCAGATGAACAAGTTAGTAACCGAGCTGGGGCTGAAACCCGAACACCTGAGCAGGGGTGTCCATGCTGGCTTCAGTGGTGGTGAGTCCAAGAGGGCCGAGGTCCTTCAACTATTAATGTACAAGCCCAGGGTGGCCATGCTCGACGAGCCGGACTCGGGTCTTGACGTGGACGGCATAGCCGTTATAGGGAGGGCCATAGCCCAAATGGCCCAGGAGGGCTCTGCGGTGCTGGTCACGACGCACCACGCGGAGATACTGCACTACGTGAGGCCCAGCAGGGTCATTGTAATGTCAGGGGGCAGGGTTGTTTATGAGGGTGATGAGTCCGTGGTTAAGGAAATAGAGTCCATGGGTTACGAGAAGTTCTTTGAGAAGGTAAACGCAAAGTAA
- the infB gene encoding translation initiation factor IF-2: MSKAPQESSVDYRPPIVVVVGHVDVGKTLMLDKIRGTFVAYREPGMITQHIGLSFIPWNAVERLAEPLLERFRLKGRVWIKGFLMVDTPGHAAFSNLRRRGGSVADLAILVIDITKGFEEQTYESLTLIRSRNIPFVVAANKLDRIYGWEPHENSPFLESFEKQREDVQGRVEEAIARIIEEFNKLGMEADRYDRVTNFNTQVPIVPTSAVTGEGLSDLLVILAGLSQRFSKEKLRISKGPGKGVVMEVREERGWGVTADVVLYDGVIRRGDTVVTMGMESPVISKVKLLVMPKPLDEMRDPEDRYMFMDEVTAAAGVKIVADGLDQVVPGAPVFVVPQESQLNDYIKLVKEEVSEIRIETDREGVVAKADTLGTLEAMVTYLRNQGIPVRKADVGNVSRRDVVEASIVRKKNPLYGVILAFNVKVPHDVEVEAMQYGVRIFRNEILYRLVEDFTQWYREQRSKAVEAELEKYIRPGKIKILPGYVFRRSNPAIVGISVLEGLIKPGYPLIRGDGRRVGVIMQIQDKGKPVPMARKGMEVAISIEGNVMVGRQVKEGDELYVDVPEEHALALMSQFREYLTEDEINLLKDIIKIKRRSRS; the protein is encoded by the coding sequence ATGAGTAAGGCGCCCCAGGAATCCTCGGTGGATTATAGGCCCCCCATTGTCGTTGTTGTGGGGCACGTGGACGTGGGCAAGACGTTAATGCTGGACAAGATCAGGGGTACCTTCGTAGCCTATAGGGAGCCTGGTATGATAACACAGCACATAGGCCTATCCTTCATACCATGGAATGCGGTGGAGCGGTTGGCGGAACCACTACTCGAGCGCTTTAGGTTAAAGGGTAGGGTTTGGATTAAGGGCTTCCTCATGGTGGACACGCCAGGCCACGCAGCTTTCTCAAACCTTAGGAGGCGCGGTGGTTCTGTGGCTGACCTGGCAATACTGGTTATCGACATAACCAAGGGGTTTGAGGAGCAGACCTACGAGAGCCTAACCCTGATTAGGTCCAGGAACATACCCTTCGTGGTCGCCGCCAACAAGTTGGATAGGATCTACGGTTGGGAGCCCCATGAGAACTCGCCATTCCTTGAATCCTTCGAGAAGCAGAGGGAGGATGTTCAGGGTAGGGTTGAGGAGGCCATTGCCAGGATTATTGAGGAGTTCAATAAGTTGGGTATGGAGGCGGATAGGTATGATAGGGTGACTAACTTCAACACCCAGGTACCCATTGTACCCACCAGCGCGGTCACTGGCGAGGGGCTCTCGGACCTACTCGTGATACTTGCAGGGCTTAGCCAGAGGTTTAGTAAGGAGAAGTTGAGGATTAGTAAGGGACCTGGTAAGGGAGTGGTTATGGAGGTTAGGGAGGAGAGGGGTTGGGGAGTTACGGCTGATGTGGTCCTGTACGATGGCGTGATTAGGAGGGGCGACACGGTGGTCACCATGGGTATGGAAAGCCCAGTAATCAGTAAGGTGAAGCTCCTCGTAATGCCCAAACCCCTTGATGAGATGAGGGATCCAGAGGACAGGTACATGTTCATGGACGAGGTCACAGCCGCCGCAGGCGTTAAGATAGTGGCTGATGGGCTTGACCAAGTGGTTCCAGGGGCCCCAGTGTTCGTGGTGCCCCAGGAGTCCCAATTGAATGATTACATAAAGCTCGTTAAGGAGGAGGTCTCCGAGATAAGGATTGAGACTGATAGGGAGGGCGTGGTGGCGAAGGCGGACACACTGGGCACGCTGGAGGCCATGGTGACGTACCTGAGAAACCAGGGAATACCCGTTAGGAAGGCTGACGTGGGTAATGTGAGTAGGAGGGATGTGGTTGAGGCATCCATTGTTAGGAAGAAGAACCCACTGTATGGTGTGATCCTGGCATTCAATGTGAAGGTTCCCCACGATGTTGAGGTGGAGGCCATGCAGTACGGTGTTAGGATATTCAGGAACGAAATACTCTACAGGCTCGTTGAGGACTTTACCCAGTGGTATAGGGAGCAGAGGAGTAAGGCTGTTGAGGCGGAGCTTGAGAAGTACATAAGGCCTGGTAAGATAAAGATACTGCCCGGCTACGTATTCAGGAGGAGCAATCCAGCGATAGTGGGTATCTCCGTACTCGAGGGTTTGATCAAGCCCGGATACCCACTGATTAGGGGTGATGGTAGGAGGGTTGGCGTTATAATGCAGATACAGGATAAGGGTAAGCCCGTGCCAATGGCCAGGAAGGGCATGGAGGTTGCAATATCCATTGAGGGTAATGTGATGGTGGGTAGGCAGGTCAAGGAGGGCGATGAGCTTTACGTGGATGTGCCCGAGGAACACGCACTAGCACTAATGAGCCAATTCAGGGAGTACCTAACCGAGGATGAAATAAACCTCCTGAAGGACATAATCAAGATCAAGAGGCGATCACGGAGTTAA
- a CDS encoding 50S ribosomal protein L24e, whose amino-acid sequence MRVYTCAFCGGPIPPGTGIMYVRSNGTVLRFCSRKCFVSAIKFNRDPRRQAWVRKKARKAIKSQR is encoded by the coding sequence ATGAGGGTTTATACATGCGCCTTTTGCGGTGGACCCATACCACCGGGTACAGGGATTATGTATGTTAGGAGCAATGGAACAGTACTTAGATTCTGTAGTAGGAAGTGCTTCGTGAGCGCCATCAAGTTTAACAGGGATCCCAGGAGGCAGGCATGGGTTAGGAAGAAGGCTAGAAAGGCTATTAAGAGCCAAAGGTAA
- a CDS encoding NUDIX hydrolase encodes MTIIYQGRRVTLEIFETVLPNGNRMMVERVLFPSAVAALPIIKGTTDVVLIRQFRPVLNNYIIEIPAGIINPDEKPEEALIRELREEVGGVVDDYELMFQGYTSPGYSTEYLYLYSATLKYLGDREPEPHEVIEVIRLNIKDALRMLLNNEIRDHKTALALTLYAYRHGLSVNP; translated from the coding sequence ATGACAATAATATACCAGGGAAGGCGGGTAACACTGGAGATATTCGAAACGGTGCTGCCCAATGGAAATAGAATGATGGTTGAGAGGGTATTATTCCCAAGCGCCGTGGCCGCCCTACCAATAATTAAGGGGACCACGGACGTGGTATTAATAAGGCAGTTCAGGCCCGTCCTGAACAACTACATAATAGAGATACCGGCTGGCATTATAAACCCTGACGAAAAACCAGAGGAGGCCCTCATTAGGGAATTGAGGGAGGAGGTTGGGGGTGTTGTTGATGATTACGAATTAATGTTTCAGGGGTACACGAGTCCCGGTTACTCCACGGAGTACCTATACCTCTACTCAGCAACCCTGAAGTACCTGGGTGATAGGGAGCCAGAGCCCCATGAGGTGATTGAGGTTATTCGATTAAACATTAAGGATGCGCTTAGGATGCTCCTTAATAATGAGATTAGGGATCATAAGACCGCGCTGGCGCTAACCCTCTATGCTTATAGGCACGGTTTAAGTGTTAATCCATGA